In the genome of Xanthomonas translucens pv. cerealis, one region contains:
- the hfq gene encoding RNA chaperone Hfq, which produces MSKGQSLQDPFLNALRRERVPVSVYLVNGIKLQGTIESFDQFVVLLRNTVSQMVYKHAISTVVPARNVRVGPGGGYVQQNEGGSADDDEAE; this is translated from the coding sequence ATGTCCAAGGGGCAATCCTTACAGGATCCTTTCCTGAACGCGCTGCGTCGCGAACGGGTGCCGGTTTCGGTGTATCTAGTCAACGGCATCAAGCTGCAGGGTACCATCGAGTCCTTCGACCAATTCGTGGTGCTGTTGCGCAACACCGTGAGCCAGATGGTCTACAAACACGCCATTTCTACCGTGGTGCCCGCGCGCAACGTGCGCGTCGGACCGGGCGGTGGTTATGTGCAGCAGAACGAGGGTGGCAGTGCGGACGATGACGAAGCCGAGTAG
- a CDS encoding protein-L-isoaspartate(D-aspartate) O-methyltransferase: MTPRLRLQPEAIGIGMTSQRVRDRLVERLRESGIRDEAVLNAVRTVPRHLFIDEALASRAYEDTALPIGHGQTISQPWVVARMTETVLAAAPKKVLEVGTGSGYQAAILAALGLEVYTVERIGDLLRQARKRLRQLGMNVRSKHDDGRIGWAEHGPYDAIVVTAAAPALVDALVDQLAPGGCLVAPVGGPSSQSLVRLRRDAEGRIEQDILAPVSFVPLLSGMLD, encoded by the coding sequence ATGACCCCGCGGCTGCGCCTGCAACCGGAAGCGATCGGCATCGGCATGACCTCGCAGCGCGTGCGCGACCGTCTGGTCGAGCGCCTGCGCGAGTCCGGCATCCGCGACGAAGCCGTCCTCAACGCGGTGCGCACAGTGCCGCGGCACCTGTTCATCGACGAGGCGCTGGCCTCGCGCGCCTATGAGGACACCGCGCTGCCGATCGGCCACGGCCAGACCATCTCGCAGCCGTGGGTGGTGGCGCGGATGACCGAGACCGTGCTCGCGGCGGCACCGAAGAAGGTGCTGGAAGTGGGCACTGGCTCCGGCTACCAGGCCGCGATCCTGGCCGCGCTGGGGTTGGAGGTCTATACCGTGGAGCGCATCGGCGACCTGCTGCGGCAGGCGCGCAAGCGCTTGCGCCAGCTCGGCATGAACGTGCGCAGCAAGCACGACGACGGCCGCATCGGCTGGGCCGAGCACGGCCCCTATGATGCGATCGTGGTCACCGCCGCCGCGCCGGCGCTGGTCGATGCGCTGGTTGATCAACTGGCACCGGGCGGCTGCCTGGTGGCGCCGGTCGGCGGACCTTCGTCGCAATCGCTGGTGCGCCTGCGCCGCGATGCCGAAGGCCGCATCGAACAGGACATCCTGGCGCCGGTGAGCTTCGTCCCGCTGCTGTCGGGCATGCTGGATTGA
- a CDS encoding Mth938-like domain-containing protein has product MQLTQDLPDYAYTLRMADGRQARVNDRLLTRSFILAPDTLVEHWDAPAAAELQPQQLQSLLELNPALVILGTGERQVFPPAAALALFLTRGIGIEVMNNAAAARTYNVLAAEGRRVAVGFMLEG; this is encoded by the coding sequence ATGCAGCTGACCCAGGACCTGCCCGACTACGCCTACACCCTGCGCATGGCCGACGGCCGCCAGGCCAGGGTGAACGACCGCCTGCTCACCCGCAGCTTCATTCTCGCCCCGGACACCCTGGTCGAGCACTGGGACGCGCCGGCCGCGGCCGAGCTGCAGCCGCAGCAGCTGCAATCCTTGCTTGAACTGAATCCGGCGCTGGTGATCCTGGGCACCGGCGAGCGCCAGGTGTTCCCGCCCGCCGCCGCGCTAGCGCTGTTCCTGACCCGCGGCATCGGCATCGAAGTGATGAACAATGCCGCGGCGGCGCGCACCTACAACGTGCTAGCCGCCGAAGGCCGGCGCGTGGCGGTCGGGTTCATGCTGGAAGGCTGA
- the surE gene encoding 5'/3'-nucleotidase SurE, with amino-acid sequence MRVLVSNDDGVDAPGIKMLAEQLRSAGHEVTVVAPDRDRSGASNSLTLDLPIRIKRIDPHTCSVAGTPTDCVHLALTGMLEDEPDMVVSGINNSANLGDDVIYSGTVSAAMEGRFLGLPALAMSLVAHNHEPQHFQTAARAAVEIVARLKADPLPADTILNVNVPDLPWGEIKGFEVTRLGNRHRSEPCLPQSDPRGATVYWIGPAGREQDAGPGTDFHAVRTGFISITPIQVDLTRYQALETVASWVGGLSAALSDSA; translated from the coding sequence ATGCGCGTACTAGTGAGCAACGACGACGGCGTCGACGCCCCCGGCATCAAGATGCTGGCCGAGCAACTGCGCAGCGCGGGCCACGAAGTGACCGTGGTCGCACCCGATCGCGATCGCTCCGGCGCCAGCAACTCGCTGACCCTGGATCTGCCCATCCGGATCAAGCGCATCGATCCGCACACCTGCAGCGTCGCCGGTACGCCCACCGATTGCGTGCACCTGGCGCTCACCGGCATGCTCGAGGACGAACCGGACATGGTTGTCTCCGGGATCAACAACTCGGCCAACCTGGGCGACGACGTGATCTATTCGGGCACCGTGTCGGCGGCGATGGAAGGCCGCTTTCTGGGCCTGCCGGCGCTGGCGATGTCGCTGGTCGCCCACAACCACGAACCCCAGCACTTCCAGACCGCCGCGCGCGCCGCGGTGGAGATCGTGGCGCGGCTGAAGGCCGATCCGCTGCCGGCGGACACCATCCTCAACGTCAACGTGCCGGATCTGCCGTGGGGCGAGATCAAGGGCTTCGAGGTCACCCGGCTCGGCAATCGCCACCGCTCCGAACCGTGCCTGCCGCAGTCCGACCCGCGCGGCGCCACCGTTTACTGGATCGGCCCGGCCGGCCGCGAGCAGGACGCCGGCCCCGGCACCGATTTCCATGCGGTACGCACCGGCTTCATCTCGATCACCCCGATCCAGGTCGATCTGACCCGCTATCAGGCGCTGGAGACCGTGGCCAGTTGGGTCGGCGGCCTCAGCGCCGCGCTGAGCGACTCGGCATGA
- the miaA gene encoding tRNA (adenosine(37)-N6)-dimethylallyltransferase MiaA, with amino-acid sequence MPADRRPRAIALMGPTASGKTAAAIALAERYGGEIVSVDSALVYRGLNIGAAKPDVAQLARVPHHLLDLRDPWQPYSAAEFALDARAALDAIVARGRLPILAGGTGLYFQALLEGLAPMPPADPQLRATLGARAQAEGWAALHAQLQQVDPLAARRIRPGDAQRIQRALEVFQLSGRPISAWQAQPGPPRLPLRVLKLVLAPAERALLHRRIELRFDAMLAQGFLDEVRALRALPTLRQVAQPLELPAVRAVGYRQAWEHLDGASDAATFRDRAIFATRQLAKRQLTWLRGELDARWFDPECHGARLDVAVADFLR; translated from the coding sequence ATGCCGGCCGACCGGCGTCCGCGCGCGATTGCGCTGATGGGGCCGACCGCGTCGGGCAAGACTGCCGCGGCGATCGCCCTGGCCGAGCGTTATGGCGGCGAGATCGTCAGCGTCGATTCGGCGCTGGTCTACCGCGGCCTGAACATCGGCGCGGCCAAGCCCGACGTCGCGCAACTGGCGCGTGTGCCGCACCATCTGCTGGACCTGCGCGATCCGTGGCAGCCCTATTCGGCCGCCGAATTCGCGTTGGACGCGCGTGCCGCGCTGGATGCGATCGTCGCCCGCGGCCGCCTGCCGATCCTGGCCGGCGGCACCGGCCTGTATTTCCAGGCATTGCTGGAAGGCCTGGCGCCGATGCCGCCGGCCGATCCGCAACTGCGCGCGACGCTGGGCGCACGTGCGCAGGCCGAAGGCTGGGCGGCGTTGCATGCGCAGCTGCAGCAGGTCGATCCGCTAGCCGCGCGGCGGATCCGGCCCGGCGACGCGCAGCGCATCCAGCGCGCGCTGGAAGTGTTCCAGCTCAGCGGCCGTCCGATCAGCGCATGGCAGGCGCAGCCTGGGCCGCCGCGGCTGCCGTTGCGGGTGCTGAAACTGGTGCTGGCGCCGGCCGAGCGCGCGCTGCTGCACCGGCGCATCGAACTGCGCTTCGACGCGATGCTGGCGCAAGGCTTCCTTGACGAGGTGCGCGCGCTGCGCGCCTTGCCGACGCTGCGCCAGGTGGCGCAGCCGCTGGAGTTGCCTGCGGTACGCGCCGTGGGCTACCGCCAGGCCTGGGAACATCTGGACGGTGCCAGCGATGCGGCGACGTTTCGCGATCGCGCGATCTTCGCTACTCGCCAGCTGGCCAAGCGCCAACTGACCTGGCTGCGCGGGGAACTGGACGCGCGCTGGTTCGACCCCGAATGCCACGGCGCGCGCCTGGATGTCGCGGTGGCGGACTTTCTTCGCTGA
- a CDS encoding YqaA family protein has protein sequence MKIFGPLYERAIVWSRHRRAPTFLAGLSFAEAIVFPVPPEVMLAPMSLAQPRRALWFATLSLMGSVAGALVGYMLGHFAFAAVQPLIEWLGWTQKIDAQVTHLREVVAESPWRAFWLLVLAGFTPIPLKIFTWASGIVGIPLLPFLTSMLVGRGKRVYLVAGAIRLGGPRAEAALRRWIEPLGWVAMAILALLVVWVIWRAKYG, from the coding sequence ATGAAGATATTCGGGCCGTTGTACGAACGCGCCATCGTCTGGTCGCGTCACCGCCGCGCACCCACGTTCCTGGCCGGGCTCAGCTTCGCCGAGGCGATCGTGTTCCCGGTGCCGCCGGAGGTGATGCTGGCGCCGATGTCGCTGGCGCAGCCGCGGCGCGCGCTGTGGTTCGCCACGCTGAGCCTGATGGGCTCGGTGGCCGGCGCGCTGGTCGGCTACATGCTCGGCCATTTCGCCTTCGCCGCGGTGCAGCCGTTGATCGAGTGGCTGGGCTGGACGCAGAAGATCGATGCGCAGGTGACTCATCTGCGTGAGGTGGTCGCCGAGTCGCCGTGGCGTGCGTTCTGGCTGCTGGTGCTGGCCGGTTTCACCCCGATCCCGCTGAAGATATTTACCTGGGCCTCAGGCATCGTTGGAATCCCGCTGCTACCGTTCCTGACGAGCATGTTGGTCGGCCGCGGCAAGCGCGTCTATCTGGTGGCCGGCGCGATCCGCCTGGGCGGGCCGCGTGCGGAAGCCGCGTTGCGCCGTTGGATCGAACCGCTCGGTTGGGTCGCGATGGCGATCCTGGCGCTGCTGGTGGTGTGGGTCATATGGAGAGCGAAGTACGGATGA
- a CDS encoding peptidoglycan DD-metalloendopeptidase family protein: MESEVRMSVDRVVRNGLRGSVCLLVAMGLGACSSATVVRTSGASGSKPGAAAAPRPSVPKPGVSASVRRGDTLYAIARANNIAPQDLAAWNRLPPPYTIYPGQSLKLYPPSGGTVSARPGSAVVLPPGPPSTATRPPAAAPTPVSSGFSWRWPADGAVVSRFVVGETTRQGVDIAGSSGQAVRAAADGVVVYSGAGLVGYGELIIIKHNEQWLSAYGHNRKRLVNEGQNVKAGEQIAEMGRSGAARDMLHFEIRYNGKPVDPLLYLPSK, translated from the coding sequence ATGGAGAGCGAAGTACGGATGAGCGTCGATCGGGTGGTGCGTAACGGCCTGCGTGGCAGCGTGTGCTTGCTGGTGGCGATGGGGCTTGGCGCGTGCAGCAGCGCCACCGTGGTGCGCACGTCCGGCGCGTCCGGCAGCAAGCCCGGCGCTGCTGCGGCGCCGCGTCCGTCGGTACCAAAGCCCGGGGTCAGCGCGAGCGTGCGCCGCGGGGACACGCTGTACGCGATCGCCCGCGCCAACAACATCGCGCCGCAGGACCTGGCCGCCTGGAACCGGCTGCCGCCGCCGTACACGATCTATCCCGGGCAATCGTTGAAGCTGTATCCGCCGAGCGGCGGCACCGTCTCAGCCCGGCCGGGCAGCGCCGTGGTGCTGCCGCCGGGTCCGCCATCCACCGCAACGCGCCCGCCCGCCGCGGCGCCGACGCCGGTGAGCAGCGGCTTCAGCTGGCGCTGGCCGGCCGACGGCGCGGTGGTCAGCCGTTTCGTGGTCGGCGAAACCACCAGGCAGGGCGTGGACATCGCCGGCAGCAGCGGCCAGGCGGTGCGTGCGGCCGCCGATGGCGTGGTGGTGTATTCGGGCGCCGGCCTGGTCGGCTACGGCGAGCTGATCATCATCAAGCACAACGAGCAATGGCTGTCGGCCTACGGCCACAACCGCAAGCGCCTGGTCAACGAAGGCCAAAACGTGAAGGCCGGCGAGCAGATCGCCGAGATGGGCCGCAGCGGCGCGGCGCGCGACATGCTGCACTTCGAGATCCGCTACAACGGCAAGCCGGTCGATCCGCTGCTGTATCTGCCCAGCAAGTAA
- the yhbY gene encoding ribosome assembly RNA-binding protein YhbY yields MSISLTPSQNRFLRGLAHDLKPLLQIGGKGVTPAFLAELDEVLERHELVKVKVGGDDRDARDASIASLVEQSHSVLVQRIGHTAILYRPAKEDRQIVLPRG; encoded by the coding sequence ATGTCGATCAGCCTGACTCCGTCCCAGAACCGCTTCCTGCGCGGCCTGGCGCACGACCTCAAACCCCTCTTGCAGATTGGCGGCAAGGGCGTCACGCCGGCCTTCCTGGCCGAACTGGACGAGGTGCTGGAGCGCCACGAACTGGTCAAGGTGAAGGTCGGCGGCGACGACCGCGATGCCCGCGACGCGAGCATCGCCAGCTTGGTCGAGCAATCGCACAGCGTGCTGGTGCAGCGCATCGGCCACACCGCGATCCTGTACCGCCCGGCCAAGGAAGACCGCCAGATCGTGTTGCCGCGCGGCTGA
- the ftsH gene encoding ATP-dependent zinc metalloprotease FtsH, whose protein sequence is MNDLTKNLLLWVVVAVVLMVVFQSFSPRLAGGPGNDTVTYTQFLKEVDGGRVKTVDFTDDTGLSVTAIRFKRSDGSESMVYGPRDDKLVDVLYSKNVEMTRQKPANGPSFWSLVLNFLPVILIIGFWLFIMRQMQGGGGGAKGAMSFGKSRAKLQGEDQIKITFADVAGCDEAKEEVSELVDFLRDPTKFTKLGGKIPRGVLMVGPPGTGKTLLAKAIAGEAKVPFFSISGSDFVEMFVGVGASRVRDMFEQAKKHAPCIIFIDEIDAVGRHRGAGLGGGHDEREQTLNQLLVEMDGFEGGEGVIVIAATNRPDVLDPALLRPGRFDRQVVVGLPDVRGREQILKVHMRKLPLADDVEPMVIARGTPGFSGADLANLCNEAALFAARETVKEVRMDHFDRARDKILMGSERRSMAMSEEEKTLTAYHEAGHAIVGRLVPEHDPVYKVTIIPRGRALGVTMYLPEGDKYSINRVAIQSQLCSLYGGRVAEELIFGTDKVTTGASNDIERATKMARNMVTKWGLSDELGPIAYGEEDDEVFLGRSVTQHKSVSDDTARRIDEVVRSILDKAYAKTTHILTENLDKLHVMAKLLLEYETIDVPQIDAIMEGRDPPPPMGWNKSGKDGKDGGNDKGSSRPLPPITGPAEQL, encoded by the coding sequence ATGAACGACTTGACCAAGAATCTGTTGCTGTGGGTAGTCGTCGCCGTCGTGCTGATGGTGGTGTTCCAGAGCTTCTCGCCACGGCTGGCCGGCGGCCCCGGCAACGACACCGTGACCTATACCCAGTTCCTGAAGGAAGTGGATGGCGGACGGGTGAAGACGGTCGATTTCACCGACGACACCGGTCTGTCGGTGACCGCGATCCGCTTCAAGCGCAGCGACGGCAGCGAGAGCATGGTCTACGGGCCGCGCGACGACAAGCTGGTGGACGTGCTGTACAGCAAGAACGTGGAGATGACCCGGCAGAAGCCGGCCAATGGCCCGAGCTTTTGGTCGCTGGTGCTGAACTTCCTGCCGGTCATCCTGATCATCGGCTTCTGGCTGTTCATCATGCGCCAGATGCAGGGCGGCGGCGGCGGCGCTAAGGGCGCGATGTCGTTCGGCAAATCGCGCGCCAAGCTGCAGGGCGAGGACCAGATCAAGATCACCTTCGCCGACGTCGCCGGCTGCGACGAGGCCAAGGAAGAAGTCAGCGAGCTGGTCGACTTCCTGCGCGATCCGACCAAGTTCACCAAGCTCGGCGGCAAGATCCCGCGCGGCGTGCTGATGGTCGGCCCGCCCGGCACCGGCAAGACGCTGCTGGCCAAGGCCATCGCCGGCGAGGCCAAGGTGCCGTTCTTCAGCATTTCCGGTTCCGACTTTGTCGAGATGTTCGTCGGCGTCGGCGCCAGCCGCGTGCGCGACATGTTCGAGCAAGCCAAGAAGCACGCGCCGTGCATCATCTTCATCGACGAAATCGATGCGGTCGGCCGTCACCGCGGCGCCGGCCTGGGCGGCGGCCACGACGAGCGCGAGCAGACCCTGAACCAGTTGCTGGTGGAGATGGATGGGTTCGAGGGCGGCGAAGGCGTGATCGTGATCGCCGCGACCAACCGTCCGGACGTGCTCGACCCGGCGCTGCTGCGCCCGGGCCGCTTCGACCGCCAGGTGGTGGTCGGCCTGCCGGACGTGCGCGGCCGCGAGCAGATCCTGAAGGTGCACATGCGCAAGCTGCCGCTGGCCGACGATGTCGAGCCGATGGTGATCGCGCGCGGTACCCCGGGCTTCTCCGGCGCCGACCTGGCCAACCTGTGCAACGAGGCGGCGCTGTTCGCCGCGCGCGAAACGGTCAAGGAGGTCCGCATGGACCACTTCGACCGCGCTCGCGACAAGATCCTGATGGGGTCCGAGCGCCGTTCGATGGCGATGAGCGAGGAAGAGAAGACGCTCACCGCCTATCACGAGGCCGGCCATGCCATCGTCGGTCGCCTGGTGCCAGAGCACGATCCGGTCTACAAGGTCACCATCATCCCGCGCGGGCGTGCGCTGGGCGTGACCATGTACCTGCCGGAAGGGGACAAGTACTCGATCAACCGGGTCGCGATCCAGTCGCAGCTGTGCTCGCTGTACGGCGGCCGCGTCGCCGAAGAGCTGATCTTCGGCACCGACAAGGTCACCACGGGCGCCTCCAACGACATCGAACGCGCGACCAAGATGGCGCGCAACATGGTCACCAAGTGGGGCCTGTCCGACGAGCTGGGACCGATCGCCTACGGCGAGGAAGACGACGAGGTGTTCCTGGGCCGCTCGGTGACCCAGCACAAGAGCGTGTCCGACGATACCGCGCGCCGCATCGACGAAGTGGTGCGTTCGATCCTCGACAAGGCCTATGCCAAGACCACGCATATCCTGACCGAGAACCTGGACAAGCTGCACGTGATGGCCAAATTGCTGCTGGAGTATGAAACCATCGACGTGCCGCAGATCGATGCGATCATGGAAGGTCGCGATCCGCCGCCGCCGATGGGCTGGAACAAGTCCGGCAAGGATGGCAAGGACGGCGGCAACGACAAGGGCAGTTCGCGGCCGCTGCCGCCGATCACCGGGCCGGCCGAGCAGCTGTAA
- the hflX gene encoding ribosome rescue GTPase HflX: protein MFDRSRRGEHALLIQPYAGGPLEDDVLEEFADLARSAGASIAATLTARIDKPSPSTLIGSGKLEEVKAVAEASGADLILVNHALSPGQERNLEKYLERRVIDRTGLILDIFAQRARSHEGKLQVELAQLRHMATRLVRGWTHLERQRGGSIGLRGPGETQLETDRRLLQKRVEQLQKRLEKVEVQHTQMRRARVRSELPRIAVVGYTNAGKSTLFNALTGAEAYAADQLFATLDPTVRRIALPGGNAMLADTVGFVRNLPHELVAAFRSTLSEAREADFLLHVVDAADPLREERIAQVDEVLHAVGAGDLPQLLVFNKIDRIEGADVRHDAQDGVPDDARRERVWISARDERGLDLLQGVLGQRLGLQHVQGSLRLPSSAGRLRSQLHQLQVIRSEQADEDGWLLQVDIPITEAERLAASADGAPIRALLPPREEEEWQRR from the coding sequence GTGTTTGATCGTTCCCGCCGCGGCGAACACGCACTGCTGATTCAGCCCTATGCCGGGGGTCCGTTGGAGGACGACGTGCTGGAGGAGTTCGCCGACCTGGCGCGCTCCGCCGGCGCCAGCATCGCCGCCACGCTGACCGCGCGCATCGACAAGCCCAGCCCGTCGACGCTGATCGGCAGCGGCAAGCTGGAAGAGGTCAAGGCCGTGGCCGAGGCCAGCGGCGCCGACCTGATCCTGGTCAACCATGCCTTGAGTCCGGGCCAGGAGCGCAACCTGGAAAAGTACCTGGAGCGGCGCGTGATCGACCGCACCGGGCTGATCCTGGACATCTTCGCGCAGCGCGCGCGCAGCCACGAGGGCAAGTTGCAGGTCGAGCTGGCGCAACTTCGCCACATGGCCACGCGGCTGGTGCGCGGCTGGACCCATCTGGAGCGCCAGCGCGGCGGTTCGATCGGCCTGCGCGGCCCCGGCGAAACCCAGCTGGAAACCGACCGCCGGTTGCTGCAGAAGCGGGTCGAACAGTTGCAGAAGCGGCTGGAAAAGGTCGAGGTGCAGCACACCCAGATGCGCCGTGCGCGGGTGCGCAGCGAATTGCCGCGGATCGCGGTGGTCGGCTATACAAACGCCGGCAAATCGACCCTGTTCAATGCCTTGACTGGCGCGGAGGCCTACGCCGCGGACCAACTGTTCGCGACCCTGGACCCGACCGTGCGCCGCATCGCGCTGCCCGGCGGCAATGCGATGCTGGCCGATACCGTTGGCTTCGTGCGCAACCTGCCGCACGAGCTGGTCGCCGCGTTCCGCTCGACCCTGTCCGAGGCGCGCGAAGCCGACTTCCTGCTGCACGTGGTCGATGCCGCCGATCCGCTGCGCGAAGAGCGCATCGCCCAGGTCGATGAGGTGTTGCACGCGGTCGGCGCCGGCGATCTGCCGCAGCTGCTGGTGTTCAACAAGATCGACCGCATCGAAGGCGCCGACGTGCGCCACGATGCGCAGGACGGCGTGCCGGACGACGCGCGCCGCGAGCGGGTCTGGATCTCGGCGCGCGACGAGCGCGGCCTCGACCTGCTGCAGGGCGTGCTCGGTCAGCGGCTGGGACTGCAGCACGTGCAGGGCAGCTTGCGCCTGCCGTCCAGCGCTGGGCGCCTGCGCTCGCAGCTGCACCAGTTGCAAGTGATCCGCAGCGAGCAGGCCGACGAAGACGGCTGGCTGCTGCAGGTGGACATCCCGATCACCGAGGCCGAACGCCTGGCCGCCAGCGCCGACGGCGCGCCGATCCGCGCGCTGCTGCCGCCGCGCGAGGAAGAGGAATGGCAACGGCGTTAG
- a CDS encoding Smr/MutS family protein: MSHPEDEDPAALFRAAIGAVTPINATPPANAKPRPKPRARMAERDDAEAHSEFQRLLRDSAPLEAGDVASYRRDTVPARVFQRLRRGQFSAQDELDLHGANAVQAEALLRQFIAEAHAHEFGCVRIVHGKGLQSGGIPLLKNLVDRLLRQRNDVLAFHSAPPTQGGTGAMLVLLARR, from the coding sequence ATGTCGCATCCCGAAGACGAAGATCCCGCCGCGCTGTTCCGCGCGGCGATCGGCGCGGTCACGCCGATCAACGCGACGCCACCGGCCAACGCCAAGCCGCGGCCGAAGCCGCGCGCGCGCATGGCCGAGCGCGACGATGCCGAGGCGCACAGCGAGTTCCAGCGCCTGTTGCGCGACAGCGCGCCGCTGGAGGCCGGCGACGTGGCCAGCTACCGCCGCGACACCGTGCCGGCACGGGTGTTCCAGCGCCTGCGCCGCGGCCAGTTCTCCGCGCAGGACGAACTCGACCTGCATGGCGCCAACGCCGTGCAGGCCGAGGCGCTGCTGCGCCAGTTCATCGCCGAGGCGCATGCGCACGAATTCGGCTGCGTGCGCATCGTGCACGGCAAGGGCCTGCAGTCCGGCGGCATCCCGCTGCTGAAGAACCTGGTCGATCGCCTGCTGCGCCAGCGCAACGACGTGCTGGCGTTCCATTCGGCGCCGCCCACGCAAGGCGGCACCGGGGCGATGCTGGTGTTGCTGGCGCGGCGCTGA
- the rlmE gene encoding 23S rRNA (uridine(2552)-2'-O)-methyltransferase RlmE, with protein MATRSKSSQRWLREHFADPFVKKAQAEGMRSRAAYKLEELLQRDKLLKPDMVVVDLGAAPGGWSQQVRKSLGERGRVLALDILEMPPLAGVEFLHGDFREDAVLSQFEEMLGGNPVDLVLSDMAPNKSGMDAVDQPRMMHLAELAMAFADSHLKPSGAFLIKLFQGVGSDDYIRQMRRRYEKVSIRKPAASRKRSPEVYVLGQGKRVQIK; from the coding sequence ATGGCAACCCGCAGCAAAAGCAGCCAACGCTGGCTCCGCGAACATTTCGCCGATCCCTTCGTAAAGAAGGCCCAGGCCGAAGGCATGCGGTCGCGTGCCGCCTACAAGCTGGAAGAGCTGCTGCAGCGCGACAAGCTGCTCAAGCCGGACATGGTGGTGGTCGATCTCGGTGCCGCGCCGGGCGGCTGGTCGCAGCAGGTGCGCAAGTCGCTGGGCGAGCGCGGCCGGGTGCTGGCGCTGGACATCCTGGAGATGCCGCCGCTGGCCGGCGTGGAGTTCCTTCACGGCGACTTCAGGGAAGACGCGGTGCTATCGCAGTTCGAGGAAATGCTGGGCGGCAACCCGGTAGACCTTGTGCTGTCGGATATGGCCCCCAATAAAAGCGGCATGGATGCGGTGGACCAGCCGCGGATGATGCACCTGGCCGAATTGGCGATGGCGTTCGCCGATAGCCACCTCAAACCGAGCGGGGCGTTCCTGATCAAGCTGTTCCAGGGCGTCGGGTCCGACGATTACATCCGCCAGATGCGCCGCCGTTACGAAAAGGTGTCCATCCGCAAACCGGCCGCATCGCGCAAGCGCTCGCCGGAGGTCTATGTCCTCGGACAGGGCAAGCGTGTCCAGATCAAGTAA
- the folP gene encoding dihydropteroate synthase, producing MFETSPSLDCGGRRLLLDRPRVMGIVNVTPDSFSDGGAHATLEAAVAHGLRLAEEGADLLDIGGESTRPGATPVSVQEELRRVVPVIERLAAQTTLPLSVDTFKPEVMRAAVAAGAGMINDIQALRRPGALDAAAELRVPVVLMHMPDDAYAAGSAPHYDDVVGEVHRFLAERIFAAEMAGIDKRRLLVDPGFGFGKGTADNLQLLAQLSRLVELGVPVLAGLSRKRSIGELTGRAAPEQRVAGSVAAHLLAAQRGALLLRVHDVAATVDALKVWRALAAVPLPRAGTAPAAIRWPDED from the coding sequence ATGTTCGAGACCTCGCCCAGCCTGGATTGCGGCGGACGCCGCCTGTTGCTGGATCGTCCGCGGGTGATGGGCATCGTCAATGTCACCCCCGACTCGTTTTCCGACGGCGGCGCGCATGCGACGCTTGAAGCGGCGGTCGCGCACGGCCTGCGCCTGGCAGAGGAGGGCGCCGACCTGCTCGACATCGGCGGCGAATCGACCCGCCCCGGCGCCACCCCGGTATCGGTGCAGGAAGAATTGCGCCGGGTCGTCCCGGTGATCGAACGGCTGGCGGCGCAAACCACGTTGCCGCTGAGCGTGGACACCTTCAAGCCGGAAGTGATGCGCGCGGCGGTCGCCGCTGGCGCCGGCATGATCAACGATATTCAGGCCTTGCGTCGGCCAGGCGCACTGGACGCGGCGGCGGAACTTCGGGTGCCGGTGGTGCTGATGCACATGCCCGACGACGCCTATGCCGCCGGCAGCGCGCCGCACTACGACGACGTGGTCGGCGAGGTACACCGGTTCCTCGCCGAGCGCATCTTCGCCGCGGAAATGGCCGGTATCGACAAGCGCCGCCTGCTGGTCGATCCCGGCTTCGGGTTCGGCAAGGGCACCGCCGACAACCTGCAATTGCTGGCGCAGCTGTCGCGCCTGGTCGAACTCGGCGTGCCGGTGCTGGCTGGGCTGTCGCGCAAGCGCAGCATCGGCGAGCTGACCGGTCGCGCCGCGCCTGAGCAGCGCGTGGCCGGCTCGGTGGCCGCGCACCTGCTGGCGGCGCAGCGCGGCGCGCTGCTGCTGCGCGTGCACGATGTCGCCGCCACGGTGGACGCACTGAAGGTTTGGCGGGCGCTGGCGGCGGTGCCGCTGCCGCGCGCCGGCACTGCGCCCGCCGCGATTCGCTGGCCGGACGAGGACTGA